In the Haloferula helveola genome, one interval contains:
- the queF gene encoding preQ(1) synthase, which yields MPASPDEAQLETFDNCRPGRRFWITLDCPEFSSLCPVTGQPDTAHIVIRYIPAERCVETKSLKFYLASFRNTPAFNEVVVNRILDDLVEALDPTELTVSGKFGARGGIQLTCEAKHPEG from the coding sequence CTGCCCGCGTCGCCCGACGAGGCCCAGCTCGAGACCTTCGACAACTGCCGGCCCGGCCGGCGCTTCTGGATCACGCTCGACTGCCCGGAGTTCTCCTCGCTGTGTCCGGTCACAGGCCAGCCCGACACCGCGCACATCGTGATCCGCTACATCCCGGCCGAGCGCTGCGTCGAAACGAAGTCGCTCAAATTCTACCTCGCCTCCTTCCGCAACACGCCGGCATTCAACGAGGTCGTGGTGAACCGGATCCTCGATGACCTCGTAGAGGCGCTCGACCCGACCGAACTGACTGTCAGCGGCAAGTTCGGCGCCCGCGGCGGCATCCAACTCACCTGCGAAGCGAAACATCCGGAGGGGTGA
- a CDS encoding REP-associated tyrosine transposase translates to MTDPEKRQGWNRRGYLPHLDVPGRAQGVTFRLADSLPVHVVEGWRSELAGLPDEEHARELERRVAGWEDACHGECVLRDGRCAAVVADALRFFDGERYHLIEWCVMPNHVHVLLVMGEGHSLGGTIGSWKRFTANRIHELLNRAGQLWAPDYHDRLIRDEAHLARAVHYVRMNPVKAGLCDRPEDWRWGSAWEAGSR, encoded by the coding sequence ATGACCGACCCGGAGAAGCGGCAAGGCTGGAACCGCCGCGGTTATCTTCCGCATCTTGATGTGCCGGGCCGTGCGCAGGGCGTGACGTTCCGCTTGGCGGATTCGTTGCCGGTCCACGTTGTCGAAGGTTGGCGAAGCGAACTGGCAGGCCTTCCGGACGAAGAACATGCCCGTGAGCTCGAGAGGAGAGTCGCCGGCTGGGAGGATGCGTGCCACGGGGAATGCGTGCTGCGGGACGGGCGGTGTGCGGCCGTTGTCGCGGATGCGCTCCGATTCTTTGACGGAGAACGATACCACTTGATCGAATGGTGCGTGATGCCCAACCACGTCCATGTCCTCCTGGTCATGGGGGAAGGGCATTCATTGGGTGGAACGATCGGGTCGTGGAAGCGGTTTACGGCAAATCGGATCCATGAACTTCTGAACCGCGCAGGCCAGCTATGGGCGCCCGATTACCATGACCGCCTGATCCGTGACGAGGCGCATCTGGCGAGGGCGGTCCACTACGTCCGAATGAATCCGGTGAAGGCAGGGCTCTGCGATCGCCCCGAGGATTGGAGGTGGGGTTCGGCCTGGGAGGCGGGAAGTCGGTAA
- a CDS encoding dicarboxylate/amino acid:cation symporter, translating to MKRLALHWQILAALVLATLTGVMFRYLVGPELGEEGFAARAIETSKFIGDLFMQGLKMIIVPLIVTSVISGIASLQGVKGFGRLGGKTFAFYACSSLVAVVTGLLLVNLIQPGMVDGQPNEVIRAAFDEKAAEASDADREKVAAANEKEPKDFLDTIKMMVPPNVFKAATDNGQMLGVIVFSLLFAIAITRLPADEMKTLREFFQAGNDVMITVTRWIMAVSPIGVYALMFPVIYENGPQIFVEMGSYFGTVIAALAFHFCITLPLVLKFVAKVNPLDHLRAMRDALLLAFSTASSSGTLPVTMRCIQDNAGVSKRTASFTLPLGATVNMDGTALYECVAVVFVAQVMGVHMGFGEQFVVVTAALLTSIGVAGVPSASLVAILLILKNSNVPNAEIAVVALLSVDRILDMLRTAVNVFGDSCAAVTIAKSEGEELFGESAA from the coding sequence ATGAAGCGCCTTGCCCTCCACTGGCAGATCCTCGCGGCCCTCGTGCTCGCCACGCTTACCGGCGTGATGTTCCGCTACCTCGTGGGCCCGGAACTCGGCGAGGAAGGCTTCGCCGCACGCGCGATCGAGACCTCGAAGTTCATCGGCGACCTCTTCATGCAGGGCCTCAAGATGATCATCGTGCCGCTCATCGTGACCTCGGTGATCAGCGGCATCGCCAGCCTGCAGGGCGTGAAGGGCTTCGGTCGGCTCGGCGGAAAGACCTTCGCTTTCTACGCCTGCAGTTCTCTGGTGGCGGTGGTCACCGGCCTGCTGCTCGTCAACCTGATCCAGCCCGGCATGGTCGACGGCCAACCGAACGAGGTGATCCGCGCCGCCTTCGATGAGAAAGCCGCCGAAGCCAGCGACGCCGACCGTGAGAAGGTTGCCGCGGCCAACGAGAAAGAACCGAAGGACTTCCTCGACACGATCAAGATGATGGTCCCGCCGAATGTCTTCAAGGCCGCCACCGACAACGGCCAGATGCTCGGCGTGATCGTCTTCTCGCTGCTCTTCGCGATCGCGATCACGCGGCTTCCGGCCGACGAAATGAAGACCCTCCGCGAGTTCTTCCAGGCCGGCAACGACGTGATGATCACGGTCACGCGATGGATCATGGCGGTTTCGCCGATCGGGGTCTACGCGCTGATGTTTCCCGTCATCTACGAGAACGGTCCGCAGATCTTCGTCGAGATGGGCAGCTACTTCGGCACCGTGATCGCCGCACTGGCTTTCCACTTCTGCATCACGCTGCCGCTGGTGCTGAAGTTCGTCGCCAAGGTCAATCCGCTCGACCACCTGCGGGCGATGCGCGACGCCCTGCTGCTCGCATTCTCCACCGCCTCGTCGTCCGGCACCCTGCCGGTCACCATGCGCTGCATCCAGGACAACGCAGGCGTCTCGAAGCGCACCGCCTCGTTCACGCTGCCGCTCGGCGCGACGGTCAATATGGACGGCACCGCGCTCTACGAATGCGTCGCGGTGGTCTTCGTCGCGCAGGTCATGGGCGTGCACATGGGCTTCGGCGAACAGTTCGTCGTCGTCACCGCCGCGCTGCTGACCAGCATCGGCGTCGCCGGCGTGCCGTCGGCCAGCCTGGTCGCGATCCTGCTCATCCTGAAAAACAGCAACGTCCCGAACGCCGAAATCGCGGTCGTCGCCCTGCTTTCGGTCGACCGCATCCTCGACATGCTCCGCACGGCGGTGAATGTGTTCGGCGACTCCTGCGCCGCCGTGACGATCGCCAAGTCCGAGGGCGAGGAACTCTTCGGAGAGAGCGCCGCGTAG
- the queC gene encoding 7-cyano-7-deazaguanine synthase QueC has translation MKTVVLLSGGMDSVTAFHEVRRDHEVVAALSFDYGSKHNAREIPFAKLHAERAGVAHHVIPLGFIDEHFSSDLLQSGGDIPDGHYAEENMKRTVVPFRNGIMLAIACGFAESVGAAGLAIAAHSGDHAIYPDCREPFMESMAAAMTHGTYEQVELLRPFIAMDKTAIARRGAELGIDFRETWSCYKGGDVHCGTCGTCVERREAFQLAGLEDPTDYLATPPIPELP, from the coding sequence ATGAAGACAGTGGTATTGCTCAGCGGCGGGATGGACTCGGTGACCGCCTTCCACGAAGTACGACGTGACCATGAGGTCGTCGCGGCTCTCTCGTTCGACTACGGCTCGAAGCACAACGCCAGGGAAATCCCGTTTGCCAAACTCCACGCCGAACGGGCCGGGGTCGCGCATCATGTGATCCCTCTCGGATTCATCGACGAGCACTTCAGCTCGGATCTTTTGCAGAGCGGAGGTGACATTCCGGACGGCCACTACGCCGAGGAGAACATGAAGCGGACCGTGGTCCCCTTCCGCAACGGCATCATGCTGGCGATCGCCTGCGGTTTCGCGGAGAGCGTCGGCGCCGCGGGCCTTGCGATCGCCGCTCACTCCGGTGACCACGCGATCTATCCGGACTGCCGCGAACCGTTCATGGAGTCCATGGCGGCCGCGATGACGCACGGGACCTACGAACAGGTGGAACTGCTGCGGCCGTTCATCGCGATGGACAAGACCGCGATCGCCCGTCGCGGCGCGGAGCTCGGCATCGACTTCCGCGAAACCTGGTCGTGCTACAAAGGCGGCGACGTCCACTGCGGCACCTGCGGGACCTGCGTCGAACGCCGCGAGGCGTTTCAACTCGCCGGCCTCGAAGACCCGACCGACTACCTCGCCACCCCGCCGATCCCCGAGCTCCCCTAG
- a CDS encoding phage regulatory CII family protein, translating to MESHEVLRQAFSKTSPKAVAADLGVSLSLVYKWAEKQSEDGSGSRNPLDRLMKIVELSGDCKIVEWLCQQSGGYFVRNPESSCEQGYEVLPATNEIVGQFSGLLQRISTAALDHSINAQEAKEIRECWDKLKSYAEGFVRCCEEGDFEQLLHIPPPSEGPKRYYSA from the coding sequence ATGGAAAGTCACGAGGTGCTGCGTCAGGCATTTTCGAAAACCAGCCCGAAGGCCGTTGCGGCCGATCTCGGTGTCTCGTTGTCACTGGTTTACAAGTGGGCGGAAAAGCAGTCCGAGGATGGCTCGGGAAGCCGCAATCCGCTCGACCGGTTGATGAAGATCGTCGAGCTCAGCGGCGACTGCAAGATCGTCGAGTGGCTGTGCCAGCAGAGCGGTGGCTACTTCGTGAGGAATCCCGAGAGTTCCTGTGAGCAGGGCTACGAGGTGCTGCCGGCAACCAACGAGATCGTCGGTCAGTTCTCGGGCCTGCTGCAGCGGATCTCAACAGCCGCGCTCGACCATTCGATCAACGCGCAGGAGGCCAAGGAGATTCGCGAGTGCTGGGACAAGCTCAAGAGCTACGCCGAGGGCTTCGTCCGCTGCTGCGAAGAGGGCGACTTCGAGCAACTGCTCCACATCCCGCCCCCGAGCGAGGGGCCGAAGCGCTACTACTCGGCGTAA
- the dusB gene encoding tRNA dihydrouridine synthase DusB encodes MLHWFQNDAFPLYLAPMAGVTDVVFRQICKELGADVMVTEFVSAEGIMQADDRTRKYTEFTDEQRPVGVQLFGADGERMGEAARKVVDWKRPDFIDINFGCPVNKVVSKNGGSSLLKDCPVLESVASGVAKACEGIVPVTAKIRIGWDEQSVNAVEVCKILEGAGMQAISIHGRTRSQGYGGEANWEVIDACARAVSVPVVGNGDIATGEDVEKRRTETAVSGVMIGRAAMQNPWVFRQAKHYLATGEQMAPVPLEERWKLVIRHCRMAAESRRYGTERHAIMAMRARLMAYCKGFPGAKELRQRLCKVESVAEVEGIAESSLATAAGEPIEARA; translated from the coding sequence GTGCTGCACTGGTTCCAGAACGATGCGTTTCCGCTCTACCTCGCCCCGATGGCGGGGGTGACGGACGTCGTGTTCCGTCAGATCTGCAAGGAACTCGGCGCCGACGTGATGGTCACCGAGTTCGTTTCGGCCGAAGGCATCATGCAGGCCGACGACCGCACGCGGAAGTACACGGAGTTCACCGACGAGCAGCGTCCCGTCGGGGTTCAGCTTTTCGGTGCGGACGGAGAACGCATGGGCGAGGCGGCACGTAAGGTGGTCGATTGGAAGCGCCCCGACTTCATTGATATCAATTTCGGATGTCCGGTGAACAAGGTGGTGTCGAAGAACGGCGGATCCTCGCTTCTCAAGGATTGCCCGGTGCTGGAATCGGTCGCTTCCGGTGTGGCGAAGGCATGCGAAGGGATCGTGCCGGTGACGGCGAAGATCCGGATCGGCTGGGACGAGCAGTCGGTCAACGCGGTCGAGGTCTGCAAGATTCTCGAAGGCGCGGGCATGCAGGCGATTTCGATCCACGGTCGTACGCGATCCCAAGGATACGGTGGTGAGGCAAACTGGGAGGTGATCGATGCTTGCGCGCGGGCGGTCAGCGTGCCGGTGGTCGGAAATGGCGACATCGCGACCGGTGAGGACGTCGAGAAGCGCCGCACCGAGACGGCCGTGAGCGGGGTGATGATCGGTCGGGCCGCGATGCAGAATCCATGGGTGTTCCGTCAGGCGAAGCATTACCTCGCGACCGGCGAGCAGATGGCTCCGGTGCCGCTTGAGGAACGCTGGAAGCTGGTGATCCGCCATTGCCGGATGGCGGCGGAGAGCCGCCGCTACGGCACCGAACGCCATGCGATCATGGCGATGCGGGCCCGACTGATGGCCTATTGCAAAGGCTTTCCGGGCGCCAAGGAACTGCGCCAACGGCTTTGCAAGGTCGAGAGCGTGGCCGAGGTCGAGGGTATCGCCGAGTCGTCACTCGCGACGGCGGCCGGGGAGCCGATCGAGGCCCGGGCGTAG
- a CDS encoding sulfatase family protein has product MRRLALFLIPFFLPAASLTAAEKPNVLLVFIDDMGWGDFSCFGNTAVETQHIDRLAKEGLRFEQFYVNSPICSPSRTAISTGQYPQRWRIGSFLAHRQANAGRGIADWLDPKAPMLARSLKQGGYRTGHFGKWHMGGQRDVADAPLITAYGFDKSLTNFEGLGPRVLPLCDAYDGKPPKRHDLGSASLGHGPIVWEDRSLVTKSFANAALAFIRQAESADEPFYVNLWPDDVHSPFYPPKARRGDGKRALYHGVLDTMDEQLSPVFDHIRNSEKLRDNTLVIVCSDNGPEPGAGSSGPFTGAKTELYEGGIRSSLVVWGPGFVPDDKRGTTNTRSVFSAIDLVPSLLELTGSESPDGVEFDGEALPDTLVGKSEASRSAPIFFRRPPDRPVRMPGGKRDLPDLAIRDGDWKLLCEYDGSKPELYHLGRDRAEKKNVADKHPKEVERLKKLLLEWHRSMPADNGEKFEKKGSKR; this is encoded by the coding sequence ATGCGACGACTCGCGCTTTTCCTCATTCCCTTCTTTCTTCCCGCCGCTTCCCTGACTGCGGCGGAGAAACCCAATGTCCTGCTGGTCTTCATCGATGACATGGGATGGGGCGACTTCTCCTGTTTCGGCAACACGGCCGTGGAGACCCAACACATTGACCGGCTCGCGAAGGAGGGACTCCGGTTCGAGCAGTTCTACGTCAACTCGCCCATCTGCTCGCCATCGCGCACCGCCATCTCCACCGGCCAGTACCCGCAACGCTGGCGGATCGGATCGTTCCTCGCCCATCGTCAGGCGAATGCCGGGCGGGGCATCGCCGACTGGCTCGATCCGAAAGCTCCGATGCTCGCCCGCTCGCTGAAGCAAGGCGGCTACCGGACCGGCCACTTCGGCAAGTGGCACATGGGAGGACAGCGCGACGTCGCCGACGCACCGCTGATCACCGCCTACGGATTCGACAAGTCGCTGACCAACTTCGAGGGCCTCGGCCCGCGCGTGCTACCGCTGTGCGACGCCTACGACGGCAAGCCGCCGAAAAGGCACGATCTCGGATCGGCCAGCCTTGGACACGGACCGATCGTTTGGGAAGACCGCTCGCTGGTGACCAAGTCCTTCGCCAATGCCGCGCTGGCGTTCATCCGTCAGGCGGAAAGCGCGGACGAGCCGTTTTACGTCAACCTCTGGCCCGACGACGTCCACTCGCCATTCTATCCGCCGAAGGCGCGCCGGGGCGACGGAAAGCGGGCGCTCTATCATGGCGTGCTCGACACCATGGACGAGCAACTCTCACCGGTCTTCGATCACATCCGCAACAGCGAGAAGCTTCGCGACAACACGCTGGTCATCGTCTGCTCCGACAACGGCCCCGAGCCCGGAGCCGGTTCGTCGGGTCCGTTCACCGGAGCAAAGACCGAGCTCTACGAGGGAGGCATCCGATCGTCGCTGGTTGTCTGGGGACCGGGCTTCGTTCCCGACGACAAGCGTGGCACCACCAACACCCGTTCCGTTTTCTCCGCCATCGATCTGGTTCCGTCACTGCTCGAACTCACGGGAAGCGAATCCCCCGACGGGGTCGAGTTCGACGGTGAAGCACTTCCCGACACGCTCGTCGGAAAGTCGGAAGCCTCGCGGTCCGCGCCGATATTCTTCCGTCGCCCGCCGGACCGCCCGGTCCGCATGCCCGGAGGAAAACGCGACCTCCCCGACCTCGCGATCCGCGACGGCGACTGGAAGCTCCTGTGCGAGTACGACGGCAGCAAACCGGAACTCTATCACCTCGGCAGAGACCGGGCGGAGAAGAAGAACGTCGCCGACAAACATCCGAAGGAAGTCGAGCGGCTGAAGAAGCTGTTGCTCGAATGGCACCGGTCGATGCCCGCCGACAACGGCGAGAAGTTTGAGAAAAAGGGCTCCAAACGCTGA
- a CDS encoding PQQ-dependent sugar dehydrogenase: protein MAAVVSAQSIPDSGLTFELVEVATVPDSASGNSAPPRISVVTQDPMGELFANDQRGPLYHIDESSGVVTEFLDLRDYPTIPVTSTFEAGFQAFAFHPDFYESEADGYGCFYTIHSCSNTTPTPDFDTSGSAGFHTLLLEWKAAGPGATTFTPANPSTPFREVMRLDQPYGNHNAGLIAFNPTVTPGDSDYGMLRISIGDGGSGNDPQNNGQTLSNPFGAILRIDPLGNDSANGAYGIPANAFATDMSAGTLAENYCVGLRNPQRFGWDLVTGEAFIADIGQNLFEEINQMADGSNFGWKGWNPGDGDSGNVAFVDPVAGYFHGTGFASPAITTGSKAVTCGEVSRGACITGLEGVLMVADFPNGRVFRLNVDTDPLDGGIDGLDEIRFKDGPSGSRSTFLDLINSVRDSRGLSDASRTDIRFSVNTPGRIFLSNKQDGVIRRMVPNEEPAIDLAADGTLEFNGILQVSDDLLDWQDVIPQPEQGEAADVSAPRRFYRSVRR from the coding sequence ATGGCGGCCGTTGTTTCGGCCCAGAGCATTCCGGACAGCGGGCTGACCTTCGAGTTGGTCGAGGTGGCGACCGTTCCCGATTCGGCTTCGGGGAATTCCGCTCCGCCGCGCATCAGTGTCGTGACGCAGGATCCGATGGGGGAGCTGTTTGCGAACGATCAGCGTGGGCCGCTCTATCACATCGACGAGAGCAGCGGGGTGGTGACCGAGTTTCTCGATCTGCGCGACTACCCGACGATTCCGGTGACCTCCACCTTCGAGGCAGGATTCCAAGCTTTCGCCTTCCATCCCGACTTCTATGAATCCGAAGCTGACGGCTACGGCTGCTTCTACACGATCCACAGTTGCAGTAACACGACGCCCACGCCCGACTTCGACACTTCCGGCTCGGCTGGGTTTCACACCTTGCTCCTCGAGTGGAAGGCGGCGGGTCCCGGCGCGACGACCTTCACGCCGGCGAATCCTTCGACGCCGTTTCGCGAGGTGATGCGGCTCGACCAGCCCTACGGGAACCACAACGCCGGACTGATCGCCTTCAACCCGACGGTTACCCCGGGCGATTCCGATTACGGGATGCTCCGTATTTCGATCGGTGACGGTGGGTCGGGAAACGATCCCCAGAATAACGGTCAGACTTTGAGCAATCCCTTCGGTGCGATCCTGCGCATCGACCCGCTCGGCAATGACAGTGCCAATGGCGCTTACGGCATTCCCGCCAATGCGTTTGCCACCGACATGAGTGCGGGGACGCTCGCGGAGAACTATTGTGTCGGGCTGCGCAATCCCCAGCGATTCGGGTGGGATCTGGTGACCGGTGAGGCCTTCATCGCGGACATCGGGCAGAATCTGTTTGAGGAAATCAACCAGATGGCGGATGGAAGCAACTTCGGGTGGAAGGGGTGGAATCCGGGGGACGGCGACAGCGGCAACGTGGCGTTTGTCGATCCGGTCGCGGGCTATTTCCACGGCACCGGATTCGCGAGTCCTGCGATCACCACCGGCAGCAAGGCGGTCACCTGTGGCGAGGTTTCACGCGGGGCGTGCATTACGGGTCTGGAGGGTGTGCTGATGGTGGCGGATTTTCCGAATGGCCGGGTGTTCCGACTGAATGTCGACACCGACCCGCTGGACGGCGGAATCGACGGTCTGGATGAGATCCGATTCAAGGACGGCCCCTCGGGGAGCCGGTCGACGTTTCTCGACCTGATCAACTCGGTGAGGGATTCGCGTGGGCTGTCGGATGCGAGCCGCACCGACATTCGGTTCAGCGTCAACACTCCGGGGCGGATCTTCCTTTCGAACAAGCAGGACGGCGTGATCCGGAGAATGGTGCCGAACGAGGAGCCGGCGATCGATCTGGCGGCGGACGGAACGCTGGAATTCAACGGGATTCTCCAGGTGAGTGATGATCTGCTCGATTGGCAGGATGTGATTCCGCAACCGGAGCAGGGTGAGGCGGCGGATGTTTCGGCGCCGAGGCGGTTTTACCGGAGCGTGAGAAGGTAG
- a CDS encoding sulfotransferase — MRKREPTLFHPLANCHWRVFLRLYRRHWPYSFRSIPTQMLTWAGVLAQIPGNALERRIYADPIREHEFPEPPTFIVGHWRSGTTFLHNVLSRSGRFAFINLAQTVRPLGAMRFAGAFEKLLGRIAPEERMADSVQLAPKEPQEEELALALMGSVSAFHSPFFPRDAERNSNRALFFDDLEPGELETFRANYDLLARKVSLIDGGKRPLLFKNPSNTARLDFLRETFPGARFIHIVRHPADVARSSVRMAEALTRHLSLQPLRETPVMERILMNYARIIPLHLEQRERIEPGHYTEVRYEDFREDPMKGVEDIYRNFGWELDDDSRDSIRTYLDSIAGFRPNQRPKDPDLAAMIADRLAFAYDQWGYDP, encoded by the coding sequence ATGCGGAAACGAGAGCCCACCCTGTTTCACCCACTCGCCAACTGCCACTGGAGGGTTTTCCTCCGACTCTACCGTCGGCACTGGCCCTACTCGTTCCGCTCCATCCCTACCCAGATGCTGACCTGGGCGGGCGTGCTCGCGCAAATTCCGGGCAACGCGCTCGAGCGGAGAATCTACGCGGACCCGATCCGCGAACATGAATTCCCGGAACCGCCGACCTTCATCGTCGGTCACTGGCGCAGCGGCACGACCTTCCTCCACAACGTCCTTTCCCGCTCGGGACGTTTCGCCTTCATCAACCTCGCCCAGACGGTCCGTCCGCTCGGCGCGATGCGCTTCGCCGGTGCCTTCGAAAAGCTGCTCGGACGCATCGCACCCGAGGAACGGATGGCGGACAGCGTCCAGCTCGCGCCCAAGGAACCACAGGAAGAGGAACTCGCTCTCGCCCTGATGGGATCCGTCAGCGCCTTCCACAGTCCGTTCTTCCCCCGCGATGCCGAGCGGAACTCGAACCGGGCCCTGTTCTTCGACGATTTGGAACCGGGTGAACTGGAAACTTTCCGGGCGAACTACGATCTGCTCGCCCGCAAGGTCAGTCTGATCGACGGCGGCAAGCGGCCGCTGCTTTTCAAGAACCCCTCCAACACGGCGAGGCTCGACTTTCTCCGCGAGACGTTCCCCGGAGCACGCTTCATCCACATCGTGCGCCACCCGGCGGATGTGGCCCGCTCGAGCGTGCGCATGGCGGAGGCTCTCACCCGGCATCTCTCGCTGCAGCCCCTGCGCGAGACGCCGGTCATGGAGCGCATCCTCATGAACTATGCGCGCATCATACCTCTCCACCTCGAACAACGGGAGCGCATCGAACCCGGCCACTACACCGAAGTGCGCTACGAGGACTTCCGCGAGGATCCGATGAAGGGAGTGGAGGACATCTACCGCAATTTCGGCTGGGAACTGGATGATGATTCGAGGGACTCGATCCGGACCTACCTCGATTCCATTGCCGGTTTCCGACCGAACCAGCGGCCGAAAGATCCCGATCTGGCCGCGATGATCGCGGACCGGCTGGCCTTCGCCTACGACCAGTGGGGATACGATCCATGA